One Perognathus longimembris pacificus isolate PPM17 chromosome 13, ASM2315922v1, whole genome shotgun sequence genomic window, CAGAGAGAAGCCCAGACTCTGTACCTTACCAACTATGTTGCCCCTGATGAGGCACTGGATTGTTTCTTCTGTGCCTGTTTTCTTCTGTATAAATTGAGGCTGGGAGTGCTGTACAGTCAGATTCATTTTATAAACAGCAAGGTGCTCTGAAGATATTGGGGCTATTACTACTGTAGACTGGAGTGTTCTTAGAAGAAACATAAGGTAGGCCTTAACAGGTTGAGACTTCAGAAATGCACTCAAGAAAAGGATGAGTACTCCAAGCATAAGTAATGGCATGAGTAAAAGCAAAATGGAGACGTACCAAGTATGACTAATGTAAAAAGACTGTATAAGGGACAAATAGAGATAAGGCTTAGATGTGGGTAGGCTGTATTCTGTGAAAGATGGAGAATTTGGAGGTTTAGAATACAGGTAAGATGGCTGCAGAAAGGTTGGAAAACTTCAGGCAAAAGACAGTGTGACTCCAACTAACTTACCACTCCCTGTAAAAAGCTAtcatggaactgtggttcaagttgtagagcaaaacagctctggccttgaggaaaacaacttagggacagagcccaggccccgaattcaagctccctgaccagcacaagaaaaaaaaatagatgaaggcCTAAATGAAGACAATGGTGCTAAGGCTGAAAAAGAGAAAGTGTATTTGATAGCTACAGAAAAATCATGGTGACAGCAAATTAGAGGAAAAGAGGGTATGGGGACAATTTTCTGATATGACAGCATTATCTTATCTAAATGGACAATGATGTCACTCTCCAAGATATAATGTGCCAGTAAGCAAAGAAGATGAGTTGTCAAGATATATTTGTCTGTAGAATCTAAGGGATACTAGCCAGTAATTAAGTTAATGTCTGGGTGTAGAGCTTAATAGAAATGTGAATAGAAGTCACTCAATAAGATCTTGAGCTGTGAAAAGAGGGACAGAATTCAAACTAAGAAATGTCAACATTTAAATGATGGCACAGCTGGtgaagtagaaggaagaaaaagaagttaaagTACAAAAGGAAGAACAATTGGCATAAAGAATTCATTAAGTCTCTTCACTTTGAGAGTTGGGTGGTAAGGTTACTAAGAGTTGTTTTGCTGAAGTTAAGTAGTGGATTAAACAATGGACAGAATGCTTTGTAGGCTACTCTTGTGGGAACTTGACTGTAAAGGAAAGAGCAAGGGTGGTAAACAGGGAGAACTCAATGTATTTTGGCTGGAAAAACTTTACCTACAGAGAGCAAGGCCAAGAAATTTAATACACTCACTGAGAAAGGATAATTGAGAGAATGGGATCTCCAATACTGTCTGAAAGAACCGTCTGGAGGTGGAAGAGGTGTCTTTTCTACTATTCCTTTAGAAATATTCATTTGTTAAATAGTACATGCCAGGAACTGGGAGTGCACGAATTTAAGAGAAAACCACCAAACCTTTAACAAGCAGAGAAGACAAATGTAACTTGACAATTATGTAAGATCACACCAAATGGTGTGGTGGTAAAGGTGATCAAATTGTGTGAGCTGCGGTGACTGAATTGAGTCAGGGGACATGTTTGCACTCATGCTGGCTAGGCATAAGAAAGGGCCTATCACAGATCAGGTTCTGGGGGGAAAAATTAAATGTAGTCTTTAGGAAAACTATTTACCGAATCTCGGTCCCTGAAGCCTAGTGGGTGGTTTCAACTTGAAAGGCCCCCCGTGATGAAAGCACAAAgggcaaaggagaaaggaagggagagtgtGTCCACTCAGAAGAGTGGGCGGGCAGAAGGTCCCTGACATTCCTAGGGACGTGGCAACATTCCAGGAGCTTCACGCGCAGGTGGGCGGGCTGGTGGCGCCcgcaatcccagctatttggggggaggggggtggatcAGGGGAAGAAGAGAGCTTAGTCCTGGGCCAACCTCCTGAACCTAGTTCCGAGGGAGCCTATCTCACGAAATAAGCCCACAGGTCAAGTGGCaatgcacttgcctagcacacgcgcggcccttggttcaatccccagtacctggAAAAATAAACCACGTaagcctcccccgccccgcacAAAAAGTGAAAACGCCGGGCAGGCGGGTGGGGTTGCACGGGACGGGGGCGTGTGGCCGGGCGGTCACGGAGGCCTTGCGGGAGGCGTGAGGGGTTCCGGGGCCAAGACTAGGAAAAGGCCAGGCCGCTGAGGCCGCCTCAGCGCGCACCACCGCAGCGCGCAGTGCGGCGCTGCAAACTCCGGATCGCCCAACAGCTGCCGGGCACCACATCTGGTACATCCGGCTACACTGGTGAGAGCTCGCCGCCGCCAGGCCGCCCGGCCGCCGGGCCGCCAGGCCACCGCACGGAAGGAGAGGACTAGCCTCTGGCAGACAGACACTCGCGAGACCGAAGAAGCCCCGCCCAAAGCCGGCCCTCCCGGCCGGAAGTGAGGTACTTTCGTCCCGCCCCCCGCAGTTCCATATCTCGCGAGACTTCGGTGGAGGCCTTCCTCTTTGGTCCCGGCCGCCGACATGGTAGGTGGTTCTTTCCTGGCCTCCGTGTCCTCACGGGCGATGGCGCTGATCTCCGCTGCCCTGGCCTCCCAGCCGCTTCCTCCAAGCGTTGGGCGCATCTCCCAGGCTGCGCGTGGCTAGCCTCAGGGCAGGATGGACGGCTCGGGTCCGGGCCGGGGATGCTTGGGGGGGCCGCGTGTTCGGCCCGGGATCCGGATCTCCAGACacgcggcgggccgggcgggccggcgCCGCCCCGGTGCGGCCTGCATGCCCATCGCAGGCTGGCGAGCgttgctcccctcccccgcccttctTTCTTAGGCCTCACTACTGAACTCCTTTTCGCACACAGCCATCCAGACTGAGGAAGACCCGGAAACTTCGGGGGCACGTGAGCCATGGCCACGGCCGCATCGGTAAGTGCTAACTTGTGCTCGGCCATTTGGGCTTGTCGCGGTCGGTTAGTCTTGAGATTGGTAGCTTAGAAGTGAGTTCGAAGTAAGACCTTATGGTAGAATTGggtagcttttgtgtgtgtgtgttttcccctcTTGGAAAAGGAAAGGTTTTAGTAACCTTTAGAAATTTAGTAAACTTTAGAAATTAAGTGTGGGGCACGGTAACTGATTCCTTGAAAGCTTGGTGTGTTGTGATGTGGAGCATTGAAAAGGCGCGTTGTAGACAGGGAATAGCATAAAGCGCGAGTAAAAACGTGAGGGACTAATGAAGGATGTGTTAGCCATGTAGCTTTGTGTTCCTGCAGGCAAGCACCGGAAGCACCCAGGAGGACGCGGTAATGCTGGTGGCATGCATCACCACAGGATCAACTTTGACAAATAGTGAGTTTGAGTTTTTTGTACTAAATCTGACAGCCACGGAAAGTTGTCTGAAAACAAACTTACTAAGACTTTGGTGTTGGGGAGCCTGTGGTCGAGGCTAGAGTCACGCTTGGGTATGGACTGTTGCCTTAGTGTGCTAGAGTCCTCGGAGAATAAGTGCTGACCTTATTCACTGGCTGTGTGTGTTGATGGCACAGCCAGTCACCAGGTTAGTGACATGCTTCAGATTGGATTTGACTATCTCCATCAATTTTGACACTTTAGGAAACCTGTGGTGGAAGCATGTATGCACATTTTCCATGAACTATTATTGTCAAGTAATGTATCTTCAATGACTAGACTTATTGTGTGAGGTACCTGCTAGGTGCTAGTCATTTCAGTTGAAGGCTATGCCTACAGAGATGATGAGGCATCTTAATTGGAACAAGGTTATGAAAGCGATTGCCTTCTCTTCCCAGTCACCCAGGTTACTTTGGGAAAGTTGGTATGCGGCATTACCACTTAAAGAGGAACCAGAGCTTTTGTCCAACTGTTAACCTAGATAAATTGTGGACCTTGGTCAGTGAGCAGACACGGGTGAATGCTGCCAAAAACAAGACTGGAGTTGCTCCCATCATTGATGTGGTTCGATCGGTGAGTAACCtaagcattcattcattccactGATAACAGTGTATTCCATTCACTCTATCCCTGTACATCCACCCGAGTTAAGTAGCTTTCTATCTTTTCCTAGACTGTTTGGTGTTTCTTGAGATTTTCATCGGAACTTTTAAATATTACTGGAGTAAGTGGCAGATTGTGCTTAGTTTGAGACTAGAGTCACATCCTGACATGGCGCTTGTCTTGGTGTGCTACAGTTCTCAAAAAGAATGTGCTGGTCTTGATTCACTGATGGGGGGATTGACAATGCCCCCATTAATGCCTAGATCAGAAACATCTCCATGGATTCTAGAGGGTGCTTGGCAGGCTTTTTCTCATCACACTTAGGAAGTTGATATCTGCTATGCTGTACTGTAAATCCTTTTCTCTCCTAGGGCTACTACAAAGTTCTGGGGAAAGGAAAGCTCCCCAAGCAGCCTGTCATCGTGAAAGCCAAATTCTTCAGCAGAAGAGCTGAGGAGAAGATTAAGGGTGTTGGGGGCGCCTGTGTCTTGGTGGCTtgaagctacacaggaggctcatTAAATGCTTACATTCTTTCATCTGTGGTCTCAGTGTGGGTTCTAAAGTGACATCTTGTTGGGttccattggctcacacctgtaatcctagctgttcaggagtctgagatctgaggatcgcagttcaaagctaacctgggcagggaagtctgaaatcaccagaaaactggaagtagctttgtggctcaagtggcagaacactacccttgagctgaaaagctcagggacagtgcccaggctcagaattcaagccctacaaccaacataAAATTTGCTGGATTCAAACCTGGGGGTATAGGGCTCTAAAGGTTGGCAGTCTGAAGTCACTTTTTTCAGTTGGCACTAGGtcttttaactcagagcctggagctcttagttttttgtgtttttgttgttgttttcactcaaggctaggacaTAAGCCACACCACCCTCCTGCTTTGTGCTgggtaatttgagataaaagtcgtGGATTTTGATGCCTGGCTGGCATTgttaaaccatgatgctcaggtTTTGGGTCTCCTGCAGGGAGCTAAGGTTCTAAGTGTGGGCCTTGGTAGTCCAGCATCATAGTCTTGAGTTTTAAAATTATTAGATGTGTCAAAGTAGGTTGGATGCCTTTTTTTCCCCGGTCccaggtcttggactcagggcctgagcactgtccctggctttttgctcaaggctagcactctgccacttgagccacagcaccacttccagcttttttctatatgtgtggtgctggggaatccaacccaggggttcatgtatatgaggcaaactctattgccactaggccatattcccagcccatggatgcCATCTTAATGTGAGAAGAATTTTTTAACCTGAGATTATCTCGTTTGTAGATTCTGAAGCCTTGAAGTTACAAATGCTAGAACCTTTACAAAGAAGTAGTTAGGATGGGACACTCTTTACTGTTGGGATTTGAGTTGGGAGTGGTTTCGAGTGCACTGGGGCCCTTGGCCCTGGAATACTGGGGATCCAGAGCTTGTTGGGCTTTTGTGCCTCCATTCTGGGTTTTGTTATTTGAGTCAGAC contains:
- the Rpl27a gene encoding 60S ribosomal protein L27a, whose amino-acid sequence is MPSRLRKTRKLRGHVSHGHGRIGKHRKHPGGRGNAGGMHHHRINFDKYHPGYFGKVGMRHYHLKRNQSFCPTVNLDKLWTLVSEQTRVNAAKNKTGVAPIIDVVRSGYYKVLGKGKLPKQPVIVKAKFFSRRAEEKIKGVGGACVLVA